One Leptospira wolbachii serovar Codice str. CDC genomic region harbors:
- a CDS encoding pirin family protein translates to MKHKSIVYAQKLDFQWPTSDPFLFCVHHEDFYPKGNGKFGPESSSLQGRQIGQDFAGKDGWRMYHGETIPGFPGHPHRGFETVTVVQRGLIDHADSQGAAGRYGDGDVQWMTAGAGIQHSEMFPLINESGDNTLELFQIWLNLPAKNKFVDPHFKMFWNEDIPVKLVSDSNGKKVKIKTVAGSLFGEKPLDPPPDSWAGDPKNEVGIYILDLDPDVSFIIPGSAKGNNRNLYYFRGEGLILDDVVVPGKHLYNLESDRAVTLKNGSEAGRILILEGKPIAEPVVQYGPFVMNKQEEIQQAFDDYRKTQFGGWPWDSYDPVHVGKGRFARHADGKEEIPT, encoded by the coding sequence ATGAAACACAAATCAATAGTATACGCCCAAAAACTCGACTTCCAATGGCCCACATCGGATCCGTTTTTGTTTTGTGTCCACCATGAAGATTTTTATCCCAAGGGAAACGGAAAGTTTGGCCCAGAATCCTCTTCGCTACAAGGAAGACAAATTGGCCAAGACTTTGCTGGCAAAGATGGATGGAGGATGTACCACGGTGAAACCATTCCTGGGTTTCCTGGCCACCCCCATCGCGGATTTGAAACCGTTACTGTAGTCCAAAGGGGTCTCATTGATCATGCTGATTCCCAAGGTGCTGCGGGAAGGTATGGCGATGGTGACGTTCAGTGGATGACTGCTGGTGCGGGAATCCAACATTCAGAAATGTTTCCTTTAATAAATGAATCGGGTGATAATACTTTGGAGCTCTTTCAAATTTGGCTCAATTTACCTGCAAAAAATAAGTTTGTAGATCCACATTTCAAAATGTTTTGGAACGAAGACATTCCTGTAAAACTCGTAAGTGATTCCAATGGTAAAAAAGTAAAAATCAAAACGGTCGCAGGATCGTTGTTTGGCGAAAAACCACTTGACCCGCCTCCAGACTCCTGGGCAGGCGATCCTAAAAACGAAGTAGGAATTTATATTTTAGATTTAGATCCTGATGTAAGTTTTATCATCCCTGGAAGTGCCAAAGGAAATAACAGAAATCTTTACTACTTCCGAGGGGAAGGATTGATTTTAGATGATGTAGTTGTCCCTGGCAAACATCTATATAATCTCGAATCCGATAGAGCAGTGACTTTGAAGAATGGATCTGAAGCGGGTAGGATTTTGATTTTAGAAGGAAAACCCATTGCCGAACCTGTGGTGCAATATGGACCCTTTGTGATGAACAAACAAGAAGAGATCCAACAAGCTTTTGATGACTATCGTAAAACACAGTTTGGCGGCTGGCCTTGGGATTCTTATGATCCGGTTCATGTCGGCAAAGGAAGATTTGCCAGACATGCCGACGGCAAAGAAGAAATTCCTACTTAA
- a CDS encoding 7TM diverse intracellular signaling domain-containing protein, translating to MSLFFKRWLYLSFFLFLSVFGISAEDLSIDIQKSDKAPVYLAKSMLVLEDPTNHLDFDSIRSLAYESKFINVPSSEEAFNFSYSKSTYWLKVQLKNTNQTPKEIAIVISYPRLQTLDLYFQNPKEIKKIPSGYSVPMVERPYQSRFFVFPISFPENTNATVYLKVKSPNSINLPIQLWNRDLYDRHEINDHVIQALYFGIAFAMILFNLFVFFILKDSNYFLYVLVVSSTAFTIASHNGIASEYLWQNSPWMDQYSVNLFISIVLILFLVFMRSLLNTKNLIPKLDRMSVVIILLQIILPILYIFSFESFIKIIVLSHAFTAFWILFVGTICSLKKERIAYFFLLAFAFLFLALIVSTMRALGLLPTNSFTIDGPQYGSTAEMMLLAFALADRYNTIIKEKETAETLVKLNLEKSNFELEEKVKERTQTLNRTLSAMRRDLFVAKKIQENSLVTDPKLINELNLVYRYLPVSEVGGDFFDICQLNESKYRILIADATGHGVHAAMITMAIKGLYDNIKNFELAPSKVMEIFNEEFMDNFVSLNSLLTALILDIDLFEKKIQFASAGHPAAVLLQNGQLSLLTKTGRMIGLKKQIHYEQSELSFGSKDRLFVFTDGVFEAFNSKDEEFGEESLYHLFQSTRHLTLSEVEDHLLKTLQNFLNGQDRQDDLTILGIDF from the coding sequence ATGAGCTTGTTTTTTAAAAGGTGGTTGTATCTTTCATTTTTTCTGTTTTTGAGTGTTTTTGGAATTTCTGCCGAAGACCTATCCATTGATATCCAAAAGAGTGATAAAGCCCCTGTTTATCTCGCTAAATCTATGTTAGTTTTGGAAGATCCAACAAATCATTTGGATTTTGATTCCATTCGTTCCCTCGCCTATGAATCAAAATTTATAAACGTTCCTTCCTCAGAGGAGGCTTTTAATTTTTCCTATTCAAAATCAACTTATTGGTTGAAAGTCCAATTAAAAAATACAAACCAAACTCCAAAAGAAATCGCGATTGTCATTTCTTACCCGCGATTACAAACACTGGATTTATACTTTCAAAATCCAAAAGAGATTAAAAAAATTCCATCAGGATACTCTGTCCCCATGGTAGAACGCCCTTACCAAAGTAGGTTTTTTGTATTTCCGATTTCGTTTCCAGAAAACACAAATGCTACGGTTTATTTGAAGGTAAAATCACCGAACTCAATCAACCTACCCATCCAATTATGGAATCGAGATTTATATGACCGTCATGAGATCAATGACCATGTCATTCAAGCCTTATACTTTGGAATTGCTTTTGCCATGATTCTTTTTAACTTGTTCGTATTTTTTATACTGAAGGATAGTAATTATTTTCTTTATGTTTTAGTCGTTTCCAGCACAGCATTTACCATTGCTTCGCATAATGGAATTGCTTCGGAATATCTATGGCAGAACTCACCTTGGATGGATCAATATTCGGTGAATTTATTTATCTCCATAGTTTTGATTCTCTTTTTAGTATTTATGAGAAGTTTATTAAACACTAAAAATTTAATTCCAAAATTAGATCGAATGAGTGTCGTTATAATTCTCTTACAGATCATTTTACCAATTTTATATATTTTTTCTTTTGAATCGTTTATTAAAATTATAGTTCTTAGCCATGCCTTCACGGCCTTTTGGATTTTGTTTGTGGGTACTATATGTTCTTTGAAAAAAGAAAGAATTGCTTATTTTTTTCTATTAGCATTCGCATTTTTATTTTTAGCACTGATTGTTTCTACAATGAGGGCGTTAGGACTCCTTCCAACCAATTCCTTTACTATTGATGGGCCACAATATGGTTCAACCGCTGAAATGATGTTACTTGCTTTTGCTCTTGCAGATCGTTACAACACCATTATCAAAGAAAAAGAAACTGCGGAAACACTAGTCAAACTAAATTTAGAAAAATCTAATTTCGAGTTAGAAGAAAAAGTCAAAGAACGTACCCAAACTCTAAATCGTACACTTAGTGCCATGAGACGAGATCTCTTTGTAGCAAAAAAAATCCAAGAGAATTCTCTCGTTACTGATCCAAAACTGATCAATGAATTAAATCTTGTGTATCGTTATCTTCCTGTATCGGAAGTCGGTGGAGATTTTTTTGACATTTGCCAATTGAACGAATCCAAATATAGAATTCTCATTGCAGATGCCACAGGTCATGGAGTGCATGCAGCGATGATTACCATGGCAATCAAAGGTTTGTATGATAACATTAAAAACTTTGAATTAGCTCCGTCGAAGGTGATGGAAATTTTTAATGAAGAGTTTATGGATAACTTTGTCTCACTCAATAGTCTCTTAACGGCATTGATTTTAGATATTGATCTATTCGAAAAAAAGATTCAGTTTGCCTCTGCTGGCCATCCGGCAGCAGTGCTTTTACAGAATGGCCAACTCTCTTTGTTAACAAAAACAGGAAGGATGATCGGACTAAAAAAACAAATCCATTATGAACAATCGGAACTATCCTTTGGGTCAAAAGATCGGCTTTTTGTGTTTACCGACGGAGTGTTTGAAGCTTTTAATTCTAAAGATGAGGAGTTTGGGGAGGAATCCCTCTACCACCTTTTCCAATCCACTCGCCATTTGACCCTTTCGGAAGTCGAAGACCATCTCCTAAAAACACTACAAAATTTTCTAAATGGTCAGGATCGCCAGGACGACTTAACCATCCTTGGCATCGATTTTTGA
- a CDS encoding PAS domain-containing sensor histidine kinase, with the protein MSLQPKTYEALLADLKRLEEENQMLRQTCDDTSSKHSNLIHALQFTQFSIDTISEAIVWLDEYGNYVFVNDAACKNYGYTKEELLSMKMFQVDPLFSVDRWNAHWQEILDRKSFTIETINKRKDGTPVPIEVTVNLVEYDGKQYNCAIIRDITEQKLSEDKLKQSAIRLAELNATKDKFFSIIAHDLRGPLGTQREFTKILSEKDSHFSETERVYYLKMLEESSDLVYSLLENLLDWARSQSGIISFQPIPILFYDLVQRVIGLLNLSANKKNVNISNQIPSKLQIVADLFMIETVVRNLISNAIKYSKPNHQVVIGIAEETQTHASPVVFFVKDEGVGMEKEQIENLFRLDKKKSTPGTEQESGTGLGLILCKEFLEKHNSAIWVESELHKGSTFFFTLGQNTIPL; encoded by the coding sequence ATGTCTCTACAACCTAAGACATACGAAGCCCTATTGGCTGATCTAAAACGTTTGGAGGAAGAGAACCAAATGTTGAGACAAACATGTGACGATACTTCATCGAAACATTCAAATCTCATTCATGCTCTCCAATTCACACAGTTTTCCATAGATACAATTTCAGAAGCTATTGTTTGGTTAGATGAATATGGAAACTATGTTTTTGTAAATGACGCAGCCTGTAAAAACTATGGGTATACAAAAGAAGAATTACTATCGATGAAAATGTTCCAAGTTGATCCGTTGTTTAGTGTGGATCGTTGGAATGCTCATTGGCAAGAAATTTTAGATCGTAAATCCTTCACTATCGAGACAATCAATAAAAGAAAAGATGGGACACCTGTGCCCATTGAAGTAACCGTAAACTTAGTTGAATACGATGGAAAACAATACAATTGTGCCATCATCAGAGACATCACAGAACAAAAACTTTCAGAGGATAAACTAAAACAATCGGCAATACGATTGGCCGAGCTCAATGCAACCAAAGATAAATTCTTTTCTATCATCGCTCATGACTTACGTGGCCCCTTAGGAACCCAAAGAGAATTTACCAAAATCCTGAGCGAGAAAGATTCCCATTTTTCTGAAACAGAAAGAGTATATTATTTAAAGATGTTAGAGGAATCCTCTGATTTGGTTTATTCCCTACTGGAAAACCTATTGGACTGGGCCCGTTCTCAAAGTGGGATTATAAGTTTCCAACCAATTCCTATTCTATTTTATGATCTTGTCCAAAGAGTTATCGGACTATTAAATCTTTCAGCTAACAAAAAGAATGTGAATATTTCTAATCAAATTCCATCAAAGCTACAGATAGTTGCTGATTTGTTTATGATTGAAACTGTGGTGCGAAATTTAATTTCCAATGCCATCAAATATAGTAAACCCAATCACCAGGTTGTGATAGGGATAGCTGAAGAAACTCAAACTCATGCAAGTCCCGTTGTATTCTTTGTCAAGGACGAGGGCGTGGGAATGGAGAAAGAACAGATTGAGAATCTATTTCGCTTGGATAAAAAAAAATCAACCCCAGGAACTGAACAAGAATCTGGAACGGGACTTGGACTCATTCTATGTAAGGAATTTTTGGAAAAACACAACAGTGCGATTTGGGTGGAGAGTGAGTTGCATAAAGGTTCAACTTTCTTTTTTACTTTAGGACAAAACACAATACCTCTATAA